The Phaeocystidibacter marisrubri genomic interval TATGGGAAGAAAGTAGCTCAGAGAACGCGGCTTCCTTCCGCATACATCTAAAAGTGTAGAGCGAGACACAACCTAATAAAGACACAACCCAAAGGCCACATCGTAAGTCGGAATTTGAAGTGTTGCCAAACACGGTTCAAAAACAATAACGGCTCAATTCTCTTACTCCCAGCAAGTATAACCAATCGGTTGTAAGTACTTACTGACACTCGTTACGATATTAGCTGAAATAGCTCGATGATTCCACCGGACTTCGAGTTGTTAAATTTGGCCATATTGAGCCGCAATCAGTCGAAGATCATTGATGGAATCTGCCCCCAACTTTCGAGCGATACGCGTGCGGAAACTCCCAACAGTATTCACTTCAATAAAGAGTTCAACAGCAATGTCGCGATAGGATTTCCCCAGAATCAACAACTTAAACACTTGAATTTCTCGAGGCGTCAATCGTTCAAAAGGATCTTCAGTATGGGAGAAATTATTCACCGACAAACGAGAATCAATATACTTCTCTCCGTTTAGTACCAGTCGGATTGCCAAGGCCAATTCATCGTTCCCTGCCATCTTCCCTACAAATCCACTAGCACCCATATTCATATAGCGGGTTAAGGTAGAACTATGGCTGAGCCCCGTAAGAATCAGCACTTTGAGCCAACTGTAATCACGACGGAGTCGAACAATTAGGTTTTCAGTATTCGTATTTGGAATACCTAAATCCATTATTAACAAATCGTAAGACTCTCCCCGCTTCAGCGCATTGAGAAAGTCATTCCCACAAGAATAATGGTCGAGGACTTTAAATCCCCAGTCTTCCAAATGATGCCGCATACCCTCTACCACAATCAAGTGATCCTCTAAAACTGCAAGTCTTTTCTTTCTGGTATTCATAGGTCTCTTCGGTTTGATTCTATTCACTTTTGCTTCTTATCCGCAGATTATTCCTCTAGCTCGAAACCAGAAATGAACACCCGTGTCCCTTTGCCTAGTTCCGACTCAAACTGCATCTCTCCTCCCAATCGATGAACGTACTTCAAAGCAGCACTGATTCCCAGTCCTAATCCACGTTCTCCTTTCGTGCCCATCATGGAGTCTACTCTGCCTGTTGTCTGGATGGCCCTTAATTGATCCGGATCCATTCCCACTCCGTTATCCTCAACTACTACATGAAGCACCCTTCTTTGTCGATAAGCCGAAAGTCGCACGTGACCGCCACTGCTGAACTTCACAGCATTGACCACCACATTTCGCAACACAATGGAAACCATTCGATTATCACTATTCACTTGAATAGACGGGGAGATGGCATTGATGAGTTCAACCTCCTTATGTATCGCCATCAACTTTATACTATTCAGAATAAAATCTACGGAGGTCCGCAGTTGAAAGAACTCAGACCGAGGAACGATGAGACATTCCTTATCGGATGACCATTCCAACAACTCTTCTAAAGTACCTTGAAGATTGATGGCACTTGCAAGCGCTTCACGATGACATTGCATCTTGCTCTCACCTTTGAATGATGGGTTTTGATTCAATTCCAAATACTGACGAATGGCCCAAATAGGACTTCGCAAATCATGCCCAAGAATAGAAAGCAGTTCTTTCCTCTTCTCATCCATAGCCCTCAGCTGCTGATTCTGCCGATCCACCTCTTCCATACTCCTCGCCAGCTTATTTCGGACCGAATTCAAACGAATGGTCATGATGATGAGCACAAGAATAAAAGGCACAGCCATCCATATCACATTTCGCTGTATCAGGTTTTGACCGTTGTACGCAACGGCCTTTCTCTGGAATGATTGAAAGGTGTTTGGAAGATCGAAAAGAGAAATCGTTCCAAAAAATGACAAGAATGGAGAAGCGACAGGCGACAACATTCCCTTCAACAAAGGCGAAAGTATGGGAACATAAGGTATAGGAAGATGATTGTCCGCTCCATATTCAATGGAAACAGTACAACCCTCCGCCTGTACAAACCATGTGCAAGTAGGCCATCTACTACCTGCTAGCACACTCAAACTACTGAACATCAACGCGAACGCGCAAACTAGCTTCGTTCTCTTCACTTTCCCTTGTAATGGGTGCTTGGCAACACACCAAAAAAGTAGGAATTATTACCGATTAAATGGACAAAACCACAATAGATTCTGAACGCTTACACAAATCTGTTCAGGATTGATAGTAGCCTCGTGCTCATTCAACGCATGTAAAACGCCCATAAAAAAAGCCGACCCATTTCTGAGTCGGCTCTTGGACACACACTTATCTAATTAATGCGTCACTACAACTTCTTTGGTAAGTCTTTTACCGTTTTCAGTCTCAAAAACAAACCAGTACACACCTGAAGCCATGGAGGATGTGCTGAAATTCATTTGACCTTCTGACAGTTTCATTTCTTTAACCGTTTGGCCATTTTGATTAACCACTCTCAATTGAGTTTCACCCGAAACAGCAATATCAATGGTCACAGAATGGTCGGCTGGATTTGGATAGACATCCCCCAACTCGATAGCTGCTCTTTCACCTGGAAGACCAAGCATAATCTGACTGGAAGAAAGCTCTACTCCATTTTGATACGGAGCAAAAGCACTGCCATTTTGCGTTCCTAGGCTCATCTTGCTAAATCCTGAATTGGTGAGCTTAGATCGATACTCATACGAACAAAGACCATTGTCGTACGACACGGTATAAACCACTACGTAACACTTTAAAGAACTCAATCCAGAATTGTCATTGAACGTAGACGTAGTATATGATACGCTTACAGGCTGAGGGTTGGTCAACTCATTTAGAATCGTCTTATCTCCTTCATCACAATTGGCCGCTTCATAGATCACCCAAGAGTGCGTAATTCCAGTCCCTGAAATACTGCTTGAACCATCAATCTGAACTGTGCCATTTCCATTGTCTGTAATGGTAGCAGATAGAGAACTACCCAAACCCTCCAATGAAGGATAGATGGTAACAACCTTCGTAAAGTTATAGACCTTGCAGTTACATGTCACTTGCAAACTGATTGTTACTTGACCAGAGGTAGTACCCCAGCTATTCACATTGATCGAGTTGGTCCCTTGGCCAGTGAACGTAACACCCGCTGGAAGTGACCATACATAGTCAGCAGAAGAAGAACCGTTAAAACTGTAGCTATTGGAATTCAATCCTGCTGTACAAATCGTGCCTGGACCTACAATCTCATCACCAATACAGCAATCATCTTCGGTATAACAATTCTTGATACAGGTGTTGTCAATGGTCCCTGTCATCTCACGATCGAATGTACCTGAAGGTGAGTTGGAGTGCTGAATATATCTCAAATTAGAAATATCCCCCTCGATATCGAAACAACTGCTGTAAATCTCCGCTGCTGGCTCTTGTTCTTCATCAAACAAGGTCACCCTCCCCTTATCGGGCCCCAATCGCTCCAAACGAACACTGTACAAATTGTTCAAAAGCAAAAAAGAGGATTCACAACCTGTTACGGGAGTATTCGCCCCATCCTTTAGCTTCACTTGCATCTTCATGTCTGATGCACCCGCACCAGTACCATCTACCAATTGAATAACAATGGCATCATTATCCGATCTAACGCTGTTCTCATCTTCAATCCAATTGAGGTTATTTTCTGTGAGAGCAAGAATAGAATGCCCAATGGTTCTTCCATTCGCTACATCGAGTCCATCGCCTACTCCCGTCACTTCAAATTCAAAATCCACTACAAAGTTTTCGCATAAGTCAACATTTAGATCGCGATAAACCCGAGTATCATTCGGTCCGTCAATTGCATTGATAAATTGAACTTGTCCACCGCTAACTTGAATTCGCGATGGAGATGCCAAGCCAGATGTAGTAACATCTACCTCAGTCCAATTCAGCGGATCGTTGTACAAAAACTCATGGGTACATGTTTGCCCATAAGTCGCTAATCCTGAGAACAGCAAACCTGCTGAGAGAAAAAGATTTTTCATTGAAAAAAAATTAAATGAACAAATCGGATATCACCCCCAAGATGATAATCCATAAAGAACATAGCAGCCATCCATTCTCTCGACAGCTGCTATGTTTACTTTTATACTTATTGAATGATTAGACGTTCTGAATGTGTAGTTCCTCCAGCCGTCCATCTCACTAGGTACACTCCAGATGGGTGGTTCGAAACATCCAAGCGATGCGTTTCACTAGGTAGGATCTCCATGTTCTCCATCACTTGCCCCATTGCCGATACGAGAGTCATTTGAATCGATTGATCGGTTGTATTCTCGATAGTTACATGATCACCTGCTGGATTCGGGAAGAAAGTCACATCGTCGTTAAACGCTGTACCTGCTACCTCTTCCTTCTTACAACCTGAAATATCGTACTCAAAATTCATCAAGCGAGTCCCACTGCTCACCACATCGGTATAAAGAATTTCACCATCATTGATCCATACTGGAGAAGGACTCGTTACCACTCTAGGGTTTACAAGAAAATCGTTCCATGTACCGCCAGAGTAGTAAATGTTTCTAACCTGATTGTTAGATGCAACGAAGACCATTTTACCATCTCCATACGTCATGCTCATCACATGACCTTGAGCGGCGTAAGATCCTACGATAGACCATGGGCGGTCTCTATCTCCCGGTGAACCCGCGTTGAAGTAAACGATGCGTCCGTCACTTCTACGGTAGTACACATCACTGTTATCTGCCACCACAATAGGCGAATTCACAGCGTCTGGAGCAAAATCTGGTACTCCCGGAAGATTATTACTCGGGTCGTTGTCATGTGGCCATCTAATCAGAGTCCATCCCGTAAAATACCCAGGAGCGAGAGAATAGTACAGGTAACTGATTGATCCTCCATCGTATGAAAACCAAATGCGCTCCTGATTATCCACAACCAAGTCTGTTACATCATCAAAGGCGAGAAAAACTCCGTTGTAATGCTGGAATAGATTCAAATTGAGGAGTTGATAAGATCCACCCATGGAAAGGATATACATCTTACCATCTGACCCGATATAGTAAATCTTGTTATCTGAACTCGAATACGCAATTTGAGAATTCGATCGAACCAATGGGGCAGAAGAATTGAAGACAGAAGTCGTCCATCCACTTGCAGTCCAATACGTCTTGTAGATCTTATTGTCCGTTCCTACATAATAAAGATCAGAAGAGGTAGGATGCTTCAAAAACCTAGTACCTGATCTTACAGGCTGCGAACTGTTGTCTAGCACACCGTACATCCAAGTACCTCCAAAGATGTTGGC includes:
- a CDS encoding response regulator; translated protein: MNTRKKRLAVLEDHLIVVEGMRHHLEDWGFKVLDHYSCGNDFLNALKRGESYDLLIMDLGIPNTNTENLIVRLRRDYSWLKVLILTGLSHSSTLTRYMNMGASGFVGKMAGNDELALAIRLVLNGEKYIDSRLSVNNFSHTEDPFERLTPREIQVFKLLILGKSYRDIAVELFIEVNTVGSFRTRIARKLGADSINDLRLIAAQYGQI
- a CDS encoding sensor histidine kinase — encoded protein: MKRTKLVCAFALMFSSLSVLAGSRWPTCTWFVQAEGCTVSIEYGADNHLPIPYVPILSPLLKGMLSPVASPFLSFFGTISLFDLPNTFQSFQRKAVAYNGQNLIQRNVIWMAVPFILVLIIMTIRLNSVRNKLARSMEEVDRQNQQLRAMDEKRKELLSILGHDLRSPIWAIRQYLELNQNPSFKGESKMQCHREALASAINLQGTLEELLEWSSDKECLIVPRSEFFQLRTSVDFILNSIKLMAIHKEVELINAISPSIQVNSDNRMVSIVLRNVVVNAVKFSSGGHVRLSAYRQRRVLHVVVEDNGVGMDPDQLRAIQTTGRVDSMMGTKGERGLGLGISAALKYVHRLGGEMQFESELGKGTRVFISGFELEE
- a CDS encoding T9SS type A sorting domain-containing protein — translated: MKNLFLSAGLLFSGLATYGQTCTHEFLYNDPLNWTEVDVTTSGLASPSRIQVSGGQVQFINAIDGPNDTRVYRDLNVDLCENFVVDFEFEVTGVGDGLDVANGRTIGHSILALTENNLNWIEDENSVRSDNDAIVIQLVDGTGAGASDMKMQVKLKDGANTPVTGCESSFLLLNNLYSVRLERLGPDKGRVTLFDEEQEPAAEIYSSCFDIEGDISNLRYIQHSNSPSGTFDREMTGTIDNTCIKNCYTEDDCCIGDEIVGPGTICTAGLNSNSYSFNGSSSADYVWSLPAGVTFTGQGTNSINVNSWGTTSGQVTISLQVTCNCKVYNFTKVVTIYPSLEGLGSSLSATITDNGNGTVQIDGSSSISGTGITHSWVIYEAANCDEGDKTILNELTNPQPVSVSYTTSTFNDNSGLSSLKCYVVVYTVSYDNGLCSYEYRSKLTNSGFSKMSLGTQNGSAFAPYQNGVELSSSQIMLGLPGERAAIELGDVYPNPADHSVTIDIAVSGETQLRVVNQNGQTVKEMKLSEGQMNFSTSSMASGVYWFVFETENGKRLTKEVVVTH
- a CDS encoding T9SS type A sorting domain-containing protein, whose translation is MKRILRVGLLSTFLLSSMYTFAQCGWIASYPYSNSNPTVSATNNAMHSGDKYFYVDNSTKRLANIFGGTWMYGVLDNSSQPVRSGTRFLKHPTSSDLYYVGTDNKIYKTYWTASGWTTSVFNSSAPLVRSNSQIAYSSSDNKIYYIGSDGKMYILSMGGSYQLLNLNLFQHYNGVFLAFDDVTDLVVDNQERIWFSYDGGSISYLYYSLAPGYFTGWTLIRWPHDNDPSNNLPGVPDFAPDAVNSPIVVADNSDVYYRRSDGRIVYFNAGSPGDRDRPWSIVGSYAAQGHVMSMTYGDGKMVFVASNNQVRNIYYSGGTWNDFLVNPRVVTSPSPVWINDGEILYTDVVSSGTRLMNFEYDISGCKKEEVAGTAFNDDVTFFPNPAGDHVTIENTTDQSIQMTLVSAMGQVMENMEILPSETHRLDVSNHPSGVYLVRWTAGGTTHSERLIIQ